The Labrus mixtus chromosome 18, fLabMix1.1, whole genome shotgun sequence DNA segment TAAATATTTGTCTCTACCAACTCCTTGTTTCGGGCCACATGAATATTAAACACAGTTCAGACAGGAATCCTTCCAAGAGAACAAAGAGTTGGTCAGAACTAGGGGTGTACACGTGTAACCGGTTAGTAAATCATAACCGTTTAGGAAAAATCAGTAAACGAAAaccgtttaaaaaaatacaattaaaataaataaaattattttaaaatgtttgattgtttgGACGTGCTTGTGCGGGTTCTGGCTTTCCATGTTGCCCTTtcgcagcgggggggggggggcaatcgtgcttgggtacagcacggtacagatgaccagtgtgaccgcgcccgcCCGACCTTCCGCCCTATTCCGCTTCGTCCGGGTAGGGGGGATTGCGCAGTCCCGAGGGTCAGGAGAGGAATCTTTCTGAAAAGCGGCTGCACCATCCATTGGTTGTGTAGCGCGATTGcggtccactttttttttttttttgttaaaacagtTAACCGTGTACATGAAAAAAATGACGTTGTGTAACCGTTTACAATTTTTTGCAACCTGTCACACCCCTAGTCACAACTCAGTTCCCCTCGGTCACTAGTTTCATGAATTTTAGATGATGGGAGAAGAACTCTAATTGCTGACATTTTGTACGCTTTGATTAACATTACACCCTCTGCTCATCCCACATGGGTTCAATCAATCAGTgacagcgccaattcataaccaGCGTTATCTCCAGGcgttttacaaaagagcaggttatAGACCTTACGCATTGTTAAGAGaaaggggatagggggagacGGGATgcgatgcaggaaggatttctcctttgtattcctcgcctTCCTGTTCTCCACACTTCCTTGCGTGTGTTTGTTATGGTCATACAGTAGTTTACTGAACCATTTAATTTACTGGAGCTTGTGAacgtgcaaactccacacagaagcGACCTGCccgacggggattcaaaccaggaaccatCTCGCCGCCCTCTTTTGTGTTCAGAAGTGTAAATATGAAGCTATAACATTTGATCGATGATGGAGGACAGTAGTTTAAGTATTAAAGCCCCTCTAcagaaatgaagacaaagaaTGAGCCTGTActaatcaaaacaatacaaaaagaaCGTGCAggtcatatttttaattttgtttatgGACATAATGAAAGGGTATCAGTCGAGCTCAGCATTTCAGGCTGAACTTGTAAATTTGAACTTTATGCCTATAAACTGCGACTACACTTTGGCAGACGTATCGTCTTACAGCTCGGCTCCTGGTCGTCTGTTGTCGTCTGAGTCATCGCCTCGGCTTTGAGCTGCAGACAAATGACATCTCCCCGCCACGTCTGGTTTACGGCCACCCTGCAGTCAGATACTGTATGACATGGATTTACTGTAACAAGAGATTAAGGCCTTACCAGTATACCATGCGCTCACTAGGGCTGGAATGCTTTTGTTGAAAATTCACACCAGCACTCTATGAATGGCGGCGAGCCAGTGATGGCTAATGTGTGTGGCCAGATGTTGAAACCCCgcggagcacagagagagacgctgAGCAGAAATCCAGCAGAACACAAAACCCGGCCCTGAGTCATGATCATAAATATCTGTGCGGTCGTGTTGACGACGACGATGAACGGAACCAAGTCTGAGAATGCTGGTGAATAAATGGcaaagatattattattattttaaagttaaaatcatcACAAACTACATTAAAAGCATCAACAGAGCTGAcatcaagtttttatttttttaattgaagaaactttattggcatgaatgttaCTGACAATTTTCCAAAGCatcaaaaataacataaaaaggacagaaagaatTATGATGACGATATAATAACAATGTTAATAATGAACTGGATGTGaaaagaaataatttaaataaaatacaaatattggaaaaagaaaaattctaATTTTGTGTTTATGAGAGATGAGAGTATAAGTGTaagtataatgtgtgtgtgtgtgtgtgtgtgtgtgtgtgtgtgtgtgtgtagactggtgtgtgtatttgtgttcgtatgtgtatctgtgtgtttgtgtgtgtgtgtgtgtgtgtgtatttgtgtatctctggttgtgtgtgtgtatttgtattcatgtgtgtatctgtgtgtgtgtgtgtgtgtgtgtgtgtgtgtgtgtgtatttgtgtatctctggttgtgtgtgtgtatttgtattcatgtgtgtatctgtgtgtttgtgtgtgtgtgtgtgtgtgtgtgtgtgtatttgtatttgtgtgtgtatttgtatttgtgtgtgtatctgtgtgtgtgtgtgtgtgtatttgtattcatgtgtgtttatgtgtgcgtgtgtgtctgtgtgtatttgtattcatgtgtgtatctgtgtgtgtgtgtgtgtgtgtgtgtgtgtgtatttgtattcatgtgtgtgtgtgtatttgtgtatctctggttgtgtgtgtgtatttgtgtatctctggttgtgtgtgtgtgtatttgtgtatctctggttgtgtgtgtgtgtatttgtgtatctctggttgtgtgtgtgtatttgtgtatctctggttgtgtgtgtgtatttgtgtatctctggttgtgtgtgtgtgtatttgtgtatctctggttgtgtgtgtgtatttgtgtatctctggttgtgtgtgtgtatttgtgtatctctggttgtgtgtgtgtgtatttgtgtatctctggttgtgtgtgtgtatttgtgtatctctggttgtgtgtgtgtatttgtgtatctctggttgtgtgtgtgtgtatttgtgtatctctggttgtgtgtgtgtatttgtgtatctctggttgtgtgtgtgtatttgtgtatctctggttgtgtgtgtgtatttgtgtatctctggttgtgtgtgtgtatttgtgtatctctggttgtgtgtgtgtgtatttgtgtatctctggttgtgtgtgtgtatttgtgtatctctggttgtgtgtgtgtatttgtgtatctctggttgtgtgtgtgtatttgtgtatctctggttgtgtgtgtatttgtgtatctctggttgtgtgtgtgtatttgtgtatctctggttgtgtgtgtatttgtgtatctctggttgtgtgtgtgtgtatttgtgtatctctggttgtgtgtgtgtatttgtgtatctctggttgtgtgtgtatttgtgtatctctggttgtgtgtgtgtatttgtgtatctctggttgtgtgtgtgtatttgtgtatctctggttgtgtgtatttgtgtatctctggttgtgtgtgtatttgtgtatctctggttgtgtgtgtatttgtgtatctctggttgtgtgtgtgtatttgtgtatctctggttgtgtgtgtgtatttgtgtatctctggttgtgtgtgtgtgtatttgtgtatctcTGGTTGTGTGGTGTTTAGGCTCCACTGGTTGTCCTCAGATTCTGATAGGCTCTGATACAGTTTGCTGTTACGATCtcacagttgtgtttttctcagaGTAGATATGAAAGTTTTTGTGTGTCACTAAacgtagactgtaaatattaacggacgaagcctgagtgacgtcaaccgtctgttcctgcaggggggctttgaagtcccatcgatggtggtcaccatgctggaaatcctgtctcagcctaacctTCAGTCAAcataacgacagactgagagctgacgctgaggcgggttttaagcctcttgacgaactgttacatcacgcccacctgtcaatcatgtcagctacacctaactatggataacacgtatcgttcatagtTCGTACATCgttcaaaacagatgagttatcaaaAGATGCACCTCCCAGCGTGTGCAGATCACATGTTAATTTCTCCtgaaaaaatgtgcttttgtgACTTGGTGTGTGAGACTTTGGTGTTCctggagacagcctcaagtggacactttatgaactgcaggattttgcatttctgcatcagcttcatttttcaacaccatgAAGTTGCCCCTTGGATCAGACTCacattgtgtgcgtgtgtgcgtgtgtttgcatgtgtgttatTTGGGGGAAGTGTTCCTCTCTCACATCCTGATATGTGGGGCATGATGTGAGGAAGTGGAGCTTCTGTGTCTGCCTGCAAGGTGTCACAGTGGGAGCAGAGTCTGTCCTCCTCTGGGAGCCggctctttgttttgttttgacatgtCTCTGCAGCCAGACTGTGATCACtgagtctctacatcatcaggaCCTTTCTAAGTGAACCAACTTTGAACAGTGCTCAGGTAATCTGAGGGACTCAGGTAATCGTATCCAATCACtggtctcttttcttcttttgacaagatgaaaaaaaaaatgacccacAAAAATGATAAGGATTCTTACAGAAGTAGAAAATAACAGGAATTGCGATTACCACCGAGGGATTCCTGAGGACATGCAGCCGGATGTTTGAGCCAGATAAAAACAACTCCAACAAACGCTCTTCGGTGCACCTTGGTTTGGGATTTGTTCAAACTACGATTACAAGGAGTCTTTTATCTGGACCAAAATGTTGATCGAATCAGACAAGTAACCTCAGAAACACATCTGGTATCTTTAGTCACGCTATCACAGCATATTTATCTTAAACTTCTTTTATTCAATCCTCCTTTTGATACTTCCAGACTTTTCTTTGGATATGCGTACATGTTTCGGCTTGTTTCTTTCGATATTAATGTCTATTCTTTCTGTGGTGTCAGTCTCAGTTAAAGACAGAAACTATGAATACCACACACTATGTCTGCACCACCTGAAGTGTGCAGCAAACTTCACTCCACAAAGCATGAAAGATGTTGTTTACTGAGCTGTGTGATGATGTCTAAACCCCCCTCTGTAGCTTTTATCTCTGGATGTTAGTTATTGGCCTTGTATGTGTAACTTGTgcagttgtgtttgtttctgtgggaGGATCATCACTGGTGTTTTGACTGTTGTCCTTCAACGTCATGGTGGTTAGTTTCGCTTCTGAAGTGCTTTTAAAGTGTCTGTCTGGCGccttcaaaaatgtgttttttaaggtttttgaTACATGAAGTTTccttaagtttttatttttccttaaaaGAAGAGTTGAAGTCTGAGAAAATGTCTGTAGGGTGTATGCATCTTTGTATATGAATAATGGATGACAGGTACATTTTGAGCCTGTTTTCAGAGGATTTGGTCAAAGATGTAAATCATACAGAGTGAGGGCACTAGTAACTGCAGGAAGGGATGTAAAGATGAACTCATCCAAATGGGCAACATTTCAATTAAAGGTCTAAGTGCTTTGATCAGCGGAGCCCTGGAACAGTGAAATTGTAAAGAACCAGTAAACTGAGGCTTTTTCTGCATTCTGTGCTCAGGATCTTCACTCTCGACTCCCAGGTTGACATTTGACCCTCTCCCAACTTCCCTCACTCAACGACACTAGTGGCAGGTGGCTCACTGCTTAATAGGTTGCGAGATCTTTGGATCCCTAGTAGGGGGGCCAGGttcccaggttgggaaccaatgttttaaaggagcaatatgtaactctgacacctagcgtttaaaatgggtactgcagtccaaattcaaaatattagagagagctgtctccccccgccccctcctcccaagAGTCAATGCGcactcaggttgccatgttgctgatactgaagcttcagtgtttagccagctctgcattagtcttgaaacctttctgcctcctttttcaaaagcatctccaatattgatcctagtttgagcatgtttctgctcgtgggGCTTATTAGAAAAACGCAGAGGTGTGAAAACATGAATAACTGAATGGATCAACAACATGGATCAAATGTAACCATCCCACCATATTACAGGTCAGTCTGATCCAGaccatttctgcttttttatttttttagtagttttttaaagatttattttttggctttttatgcctttattaagaGACAGGTCAGTGGAtcgagtcagaaatcagagagagagagagagagagcgagagagagagagtggggaatgaaatgcagtaaaggagccacaggatgaatttgaacccaggccgacCACTTTCAAGGACGTGaacctctgtgcatggggcCAACGCACAAACCACTAGATGACCTGCGGCCCCCATTTCTGCTCTTTCCATTCCAAACATTGTCTCTTACTTCTTATTTAGAGTTTTGACCTGAGTTGTAAAACACGGACCGCGTTTCTTTATGTGAAGATATTTGTGGGCGCACTCTAGCTGCCACGGGCAAACATCCTGAAGCTGGCTATTAGCTCAACACAGCTGCAGATGCCTCGCTGACAACCGCAGATCAGTGTGATGTGATGGTTCACAGACGTCCTTTTTCTGACTTGTTTTTGTAACCAACAGATTCAACAATGTTCAGTTTCAGCAGTAAGATGTCATAACAATGCCATGAGCAAATATTCAACTTACGTTTGTTTTGAGaatgtggaggggggggggggaaaggaaacagtgttgttttttaacctttCTAGGAAGAGTTTGTGGAGTTTGTTTCAAGAGGGCAGATTATCTAACACCTCACAAGCAATCAACAGAGACTGTTTTCAACATTCTTCAACGTTTTACGAGCTTTCAGACGTCAGCCaggacacattttgaaatgatcTTAGCCCcctttatgtaaaaaaaaaaatccccaaaaaataaGCGGGATTTCTGGCCATAGTAGAAGAGAGTATGATGTTTCTTTTGACCCCACGAATGTGAAGTTTCTATGGATTTTGATTTATATCCTGAGCTGTTGTAACACCGCATGAGCTCCGGTGCCGCAGACAGACTGGAGGctctaacagagagagagagagagtgtgtgtgtgtgtgtgtgtgtgtgtgtgtgtgtgtgtgtgtgtgtgtgtgtgtgtgtgtgtgtgtgtgtgtgtgtgtgtgtgtgtgtgtgtgtgtgtgtgtgtgtgtgtgtgtgtgtgtgtgtgtgtgtgtgtgtgtgtgtgtgtgtgtcaatagTTGGATGTCATGGTGTTCCTTTTGTAGACACAGAAGCTGCACCTGAGGAGGATGATCAAGGACACGTGAAAAATGGTTCAAAGTCTTGTACTTCATTTTTCAATCTGAGATAATAGTCTTATGTCTGAGTCTGattaatgtggaaaaaaatgctAGATTTTCccttaaatacacatttattcacCTCCAAGGTACCTGACTTCCTTTTTCTGAAAAATCTTATTTTCATGTCTTTgctcaaaattgtttttttgttttttgtttttctctgtgcttCCCTCCCAAAATTAGATTCCTCAATTTTATTTCAGATATGCCAAATGCAATTTAATGTTGCAGGAGTGTCACCTTAGTTGATCTCACGTGAGCTGACAACTGCTGTGACATTGCACAAGGACAGACTGTCCAGTGTTCACATGTGTTGGAGAGATCAGCTGAGGACAGTTTGGGAGCAGAGCAGAGTCCCGTAAGTGGGGTGAAGGTAATTAGGATCTGCTGAAACgtgttctgcaaaaaaaacaacaaaaaaaaactgtcttttgcatatgcaaaaagaaaagtacgCAGCTGATCCCAAATTTGGAACTATATGCAAGAACTTTTCGGCAATTCCTACGAGTCTGATAGGGCAAGGCTACGTCTCCAAATAACGCGCCTCTGCTCCGCACCCTGTCCTGCACCCTTGGCTTTTGGCTGTAACTCAAAGCTGTGGAGTTGACAGAAGGTAATCCCCACCATGTGAGGCCTCGGCCCCAGTTTGGAGGCGGGGTGTGATTCATTCAAATCTGCCGGTGCTATAAAAAGAGGGGAAGTTGCAAGTAACCCAACTTCAACCCACAAGACCGTGGCACCGAGCAGAGACCACTCAGGCTGTCACTCCAGGTGATCATGAATACCATTAAAGCCATTAAGAATGCAATAGTGTGTCTGGTCGTGCTGCCCCGGTTTCTGATGGCAGCTGTCATGTTCTGGCTGCTGGACTTTCTATGCATAAGGAAGCGGGTCTTCTTCAGGATGAAGGAGCAGGAGGGCGATGCCATCGACCCCCCTCTCTGCATATCGGACTCCAATCGTCTCTTCAGCATGGAGTCCCTCAAGGCGGTGTGGCACGGGCACAAGCTGGACTTCCTGAAGGCTGCGCATCTCGGACACGGTGCGCCCAACACTGAAATTGTTCAGCTGGAGGATCAGAAGCGCAGCCGCATCCTCGATTACGCAGAGGACAAGAGACCGCTCATCCTCAACTTTGGCAGCTGCACCTGACCGCCGTTCATGGCGCGGCTCAAGGCTTTCCAGGGAGTCGTGCAGCAGAACGCGGACATCGCGGACTCTGTGGTGGTGTACATCGAGGAGGCGCACCCCTCCGACGGCTGGATGAGCACGGACGCGCCCTATCAGATCCCCAAACACCGGTGTCTGGAGGACCGGCTGCACGCTGCGCAGCTGATGCACCTGGAGGTGCCCGGCTGCCGGCTGGTGGTGGACAGCATGGAAAACTCCTCCAACGCCGCGTACGGTGCTTATTTCGACAGACTTTATATCCTGCAGGAGGGGAAGATTGTGTACCAGGGGGGCAGAGGACCTGAGGGGTACCGGatcacagagctcagagactGGCTGGATCAATACAGAGAAAGAACGGAACAACCTAATAATCAAGTTATTAGTGTGTAGATGTATTCTACACTTTTAGAGCTGCTATGATGAAAACAAATGCTGCAGATTTTTCAGTATTAAACCCATTTTTAGATAGTCTATAATGattaactgtatttatttttttatttgtctgtatgtTAGTCTCCTTCCTGTCATTTTTGGATCATCATAAATCATCCTGTTAGGATCCATCCACAGAGGCTAGTTTGTACGGACCATGTTTTCCTGTGAACAAAAGTATTTTGTGcgtcaaaagttttttttggtttttatgtCTTCTCCTCATGATGAAGCGCCTCAAGAGAATCAGCCAGGACGGAGAGATGTGCGCATCACTGTTGCTCGTCGGTATTAATGTGAAGTTCGGTTTTTAAACGGGCTCAATCCACAGAACCgacactgatgttttttttatacggGGGGGACACGGTGAAGCTGCGCAGATCTCCGCCCTGCACAGGcgcataatgttttttttttgtaaatagcCTAATGTTCCGTTTTATGGATATATTTTTCATATAATAAAAGACTTTGATCTATACTCCTTCATCGCAGGCTGATTTATTTCTAACTAAATACTGTGTGGGTTTTGCATGATTGGTTTTTGCATGCAATGTGGggggttgtgtgttttttttcttctttttttattcgtTGCAACAACAGCGAGCTGTGCAGCAATTTTACCGACATCTTTCTGGGAAGAAGTTAAAAGGACGAATGGAGAATTTCTCTGCACAACAGGCCTCTCATGGATGCGTGACTTTGTGGAGCCTTAATTAGTTttgagaagcagaaaaaaaaaaatgttgaggtCTCCCTAAAAATCGCTAAACAGAAAAAGTCATCAAAACGGGAAATGATTGCAATAAATAGTGcagattttattatttgaaaatgCAGATGCAACAACAATCTTCAACGTGACGCATTTTACatgcaaagctttttttttttatttcaaacccCTCAAATTTCCCTCCCCTCTAAATGGGAAGTCATTTTCCCACACTGAATtgctcctttctttctctcctcaaaAGTTGTCCTGCAGACACGTCTTTGTGAATGGAACTTGTGTCTAATTAGCTCTCAGGCACCTTTTTCAAACTGCACAGATAATGAGTTGAGGTCTTTGGTTAACActgcagaggggaaaaaaaggcgtGCTTTATCCTCCGCAGCCCCTTCCTAAGCCTTTGACCTCTCACAATTAAATGAGGATAATCACGCCTGATCCTATTATGCTGAGTGATATATCCACCTATAAGGGTctaaacacaaatgttttcagGGCTTAGCACACCGATCCCCGAGCAGAGACACGGCGTCAGGAGTGAAGGCGAGAAGGAATTCCCCATGGTTAACACTCTGATACTGAAATATCTCGAAACTCTACTGGGATGTAACGCTCCTATCagcataaaaacatgcaaaataacATCAAAATCACCTCATGAATAAGTGTTACCTTCTTTAAACTCCACCTTTGTCTCTGCACAGCGTCTAAACCTGCGAGACAATCCCATCAGAGGCTTCAGATCTGAGTCACGACGCTGCACAGACTCAGCAGGAGGTTCTCTGCCTCAGTCACAGATGACTCAGGAAAACCAGATAATAACGCTGACACAGCCTATTTGTGGAGCAACAGCTCTGGCAGATGATTCGGCGGCTcccccttttttcccccaactTCCAACAGTCATTA contains these protein-coding regions:
- the dio3a gene encoding iodothyronine deiodinase 3a; the protein is MNTIKAIKNAIVCLVVLPRFLMAAVMFWLLDFLCIRKRVFFRMKEQEGDAIDPPLCISDSNRLFSMESLKAVWHGHKLDFLKAAHLGHGAPNTEIVQLEDQKRSRILDYAEDKRPLILNFGSCTUPPFMARLKAFQGVVQQNADIADSVVVYIEEAHPSDGWMSTDAPYQIPKHRCLEDRLHAAQLMHLEVPGCRLVVDSMENSSNAAYGAYFDRLYILQEGKIVYQGGRGPEGYRITELRDWLDQYRERTEQPNNQVISV